From the genome of Flavobacterium sediminis:
TATACAAATATTTTACTATCACTTGTTCCGTTGAATTTACCTGTGCTGTAGAATACTCCTGCACCTAACTGAACTGATAAATCGTCTTGCTGGTATAAAATACTCGGTTTAGTTCCGAAAATGATAGTACTGTAACTGATATCAGAAAGACCTTCGTAATCTTTATCAAAACTTCCACCAACATAATCAATAATGAAATTAGCCTTGATCTTTTGGTCGAAAGCTTCAATATCAAAATTCGGTTTTACAAAAAAGCGATTTTCGCCTGAACTTAAAGCATCGGAAAAGCGCTTGAACTGCAAACTTACTTCGCTGAAATAACTATCCGTTAAACTCAATTTTCCTCCCAGTGCAATAGTGTTATACGATTGTTTTTCGTCTATTGCATTAATCATATCTTCTGTAAAGATGATATTCTCAACAGGTAATCCGTACCAGTTATAGATTTGATTTTTTATACCTAGATCAACATTCCAACTCATATCACGATCCCGGGTACCGTAAGTAACATCCAAACTGGTGTTGTAATATTTGTCATCTAAAACCACATCTTTAATTCCGCCTTGCGATGACAGGTGACGCAACATTCCGCCTATGTAACTGTTACGCCCGAAATTTTCGGTAACAAAGAGTTCGGCATTGATTGTCGGATAATTTCCGAAACCCAGAGTTGCATAATTCCTATAGAGCTTTTCTTTTTCTGCTTTATCAACTCCTGCTGCTTTTCCTTTTGCCGGCGTAAAGGTTGAGGCTACCGGAAAAGAAAAAATATTGTATTCTATTGCTTCTTTCTGTGTGTTTTCATCATCGTCTATTACCGGTGTTTCTTTCACTTTAAAAGCATCAGAAATAGCCGGAGTATAAGGTTTTACAACATTTACAACTTCTGAACCTATATTATCTTCTTCTTGTGCTAACGAAACTTGGCTTATGAACAAAGCTATAGCTAAAGGAAGGTATATCTTGATATTTTTCATACGTACGTTTTCTTTTTTTCGATTATCAGTTAACATCTGAAGTAATTTATTCTGTGATTGATGAATTCGTTTTGGCTTCTTCTGCTTTTATGGCTGCCAACTCGGTTTGAGCTTCTTCCACAACATCAGGATAATCTCCGAAATTTTTAATTACACTCTCTAGAATATAAGTTGCCTGGAAACTATCTTTCAATCCGTAAAAGTTTTTTGCCATTACTACTAAGCCTTTTGCTCCGTAATATTTATATCCTGAATAATCTTTTGCTAATTTTTGAACCGCTTTGTTTGACTCTTCAAATTTTCCGTCTTTATTTTTGAAATAGGCATCATAATACAATGCTTCGGCAGCTAATTCTCCTTTTGCAATTTTCAACAAATCTGCATAAGCTGCTTTTGCTTTTGTTTCGTCATTGGTTTTAATAGCAGAACGTGCAATAATGATCTGTGCATCACTTTTTATCCGGTCATCTACTTTATCGTTTGACAAAACTTTTTCGGCATATACAACAGCACTCGCATAATTCTCTTTTTCATAATATGCTTTCATTAAATTAGACTGCGCATAGGTTTTATTTTGCGGATAATCGGCTTCATTTTCTAATCGGGACAGAACCGGTATGGCTTTGTCATATTCTTTCGCTTTTAAATATACCTGACTCAAACGAGCTAAAGCTTGTTCTGTAAATTCATTTCTCGGCTGACTGATCACATATTCATAATGTTTAACCGAATTACTTTCTAAACCATCAGCAAAATACAATTGCGCCAAATAGAAATTAGCATGTAAAGCATGCAATCCATTCGGAAACTTAGCTACATAATTGCTGAATCCTGAAATAGCCTGTTTGCTATTATTCATCAAATATTGCTTCTCAGCCGATTCATAAGTAGTATTGTCCAAATCGGCATCCGACACTTCAACAAAACTCAACGTTTTTACCCAATCTGAATATTCATCTACTCTTCCGTTATCGACGTAGATCAAACGTGCCGTTGAAACCGCTTGTAAAGATTCCGGCGAATTCGGGAACTCCGCTACTACTTTTTTAAACTTCACTAAAGCCGGTTCTGATTTATTGTTGTTGTAGTAGATCAATCCTTGTTTCAAAATCGATTTGGCTACATAAGAACTACTCGGGTAATTAGCGATTAACTTATCATAAGATGCAATAGCTTTTGATTCGTTATTTTCATTCACATACGTATTCCCTAACTCATACAAAGCATCATCGGCATATTGTGAGTTCGGATACGTTTTAATAAATTTTTCCAGATCTTCAATCTTTCGGTCATTCTTTCCGACAAATCCGTAACTGATCCCTTTTTGGAATGCAGCATAATCTTTACTTACGCTATTCATTTCAATAGCTTTGTTATATGCTTCCATTGCCGGCCAATACTTAGCTGAAATAAAGTTACAATCTCCCAAGCGTAAATAAGCATCAACCTTTCTTACATTATCATTCTTAACCACCGCTAAGAAATCCGTAAAATGCTTGATGGCATTATCATAATCCTTTAATTTAAAATACGCATACGCTAAATTGTACTGAACATTTTTATATTCCGGTACAGAAGCTGCTTCACTATAACCTAAAAATTGTTTATAGCTTAACATAGCTTCATTATACTGTTCTAAATTATATTCTGCTTCAGCTTTCCAAAAAGTTGCACGTGCCGTAAACTTCAGATCTTTATTTTCTGAGATCGACTTTTTAAACAAGTCAAAAGCCGCCTGATAATTCCCGTCTGTAAAAAGTTCCAGTCCTCTGTAAAAAGCTACTTTTTGGTAAGCGAGACGATTTTCAGGGGATTTGTTTTTCTCTAACAACTCTAAAGCCTCTGTATAGTTTTTAGATGTGATGTATGAACTGATCAATAGATTATTAATTTCCTGCTTGTAAGATGTATCCGGATATTTATCCAAATAAGCTTTCAATACTTCCGGAACGGATTGATAAGGATTTCCTATTTCATAACTCAACTTGGCATAGTTAAGATAGGCATCCTCCTGAATTTTCAGATCAAAATCCATTTCAGAAGCTGTTTTAAAAGCATTTAAAGCCTGTTGTTTTTTATCTGTTTCCAAATAACATTCTGCCAGATGATAATAAGCATTCTGTGCCACATGATCATTTCCGTTAATGATCTTATTGAACTGATTTATAGCATTTTCATAATCGTTCTGCTTGTAATAGGTATACCCTAACTGGTAAAAGTCAGTATTATTCCATTTGCCTTTTTTTCCTCTGTAATCTAACAGGTAAGGGAGTGCTTTATCGTATTGTTTCAGGTTAAAATAACTTTCTCCGATAATTTTAGACAGTTCGCTTTTCTCCTGAGCATTTGACTTAGGCAACTGAGCCAGCCCCAGATCAATAGCCTTTTGAAAATTTCCCAGTTTAAAATTCATATCGGCCTGAAAGTAGCCCATCTTTTCTTTGTACTTGTCCTGATCTGAAACCTGATCAAAGTATTCATTAGCAGCATTATAATCATCTGTTTCATAAGACATATAACCTAAATAATATTTAGCTTGACTACCGTAAACAGGCGAATTAACTACCTGATTCAAGTGTTTCTGAGCTTCTTTATTTCGTTTCAAAGTAAAATAGGCATATCCCTTTTGAAAATTGTATTTTTCCCTGTCGGCATTTGACATATTACTCGTATCGGCTTTGTCAAACCATTCTAAGGACTTAGCATAGCCTCCTTGGTTAAAATAGTAATGAGCCACTTCAATATACGCCTGATTTTGTTTTGTACTTGTCGGATAATCTTCTACAAAATCTTCAATTAATTGATCGGCTCCGTATTGATTTAAACGAATGGCACAATTTGCAATGTAGTAAGCACAATCAGCCTGAACTTCCTGATTCTTTATTGTATTTTTAACTTCCCCAAACATAATCTGAGCGGATTGGTACTGTTTGTCTTTGTACAATTCAACCGCTCTGTCAAACTCTTTCAATTCATTTGTATAAATGGCCGTTTGCTGCGAAAAAAGCAAAGCCGGACTTCCCATAAACAAAAGGGAGGCTAGTCTGATTTTCTTAATCATTTGAATTTGTTTTTTGTAATAGTCCTCAAAGATAATATTTCCTTATGGTATTAACGAAAAGTGTTAACAGATTATTGTAACATTTTATTAACCGTAACGAAATAAAAACGATCAAACAATTATTTTAAACCAAGCAATAAAAAAAGGAACTTCCCGTTAAGTGAAATAAAATTTTGTAACCGAAAATTTAGTTCTTACTTTTACACCAAAATCTGTCGTCAAATTATGTCCACAAGCATTCTCTCTTTAAAAAATGTGACCATTTACCAAGAAAAAAACCCCGTATTGACCAATATTAATTTAGAAGTTAAACGAGGGGAGTTCATTTATCTGATAGGTAAAACCGGAGCAGGAAAGAGTAGTTTTTTAAAGACTTTATATGCTGATTTACCTTTAAAAGAAGGAGAAGGAAGACTTGTAGGTTATGATTTAAACGGTTTAAAAGAAAAGAACATTCCCTACCTGAGAAGGAAATTGGGCGTTGTTTTTCAAGATTTTAAACTTTTACCGGACAGAAATATAAAAGAGAACCTTCTTTTTGTACTGAAAGCAACCGGTTGGACAGACAAAGCAGAAATAAACCTTAAGATTGATGAAGTACTGGAAAAAGTAGGCTTAAAGCATTATCTCAATAAAATGCCCCACCAACTTTCGGGTGGAGAGCAACAACGCATTGCCATTGCCAGAGCTTTACTTAACGACCCAGATTTAATACTAGCCGATGAACCTACCGGAAATCTTGATCCGCAAACCAGTGTTGAAGTAATGGAATTGTTACGAAAAATTAATGCTAACGGCAAAACTATCGTTATGGCTACTCACGATTATGCTTTATTATTGAAATTCCCTTCTAAAACCCTAAAGTTTGATGAAGGAAAAGTATTTGAAGTAGTTCAAAGAACGGTGTAAATATGCTTTCTATTCTGATCCCTACATACGAATATAATGTCTTGCCATTAGTAAGGGAATTAAAGAATCAAGCCGACACCTTAGGTTTTGATTATGAGATAATTGTAGGAGATGATAGTCGTAATACTTCAGCTGATAACGAAGAAATAACACATTTATCACACTGTAGGTATATAAAAAACAAAAAAAATTTAGGTCGGGGACAAAACATTAATTTTCTGGTAGAGCAATCGCAATATAACTGGATATTAATTCAGGAAGCCGATGCCATGCCGCAACAAAAAAACTACATTAAAAATTGGGTAACTATTTTAAAAGAAACTAATAAAGATGCCATCTTCGGTGGCGTTTTGTATCCGGAAGAACCTTTTGCCGAAAACAAACTTCGCTGGTTATATGGTACGAAAACAGAAGTGAAAAAATTAGAATTTCGAAAAAAAAATCCATATCAATTTGTCTTTACCTGGAATCTGGCACTTAAAAAAGAAATCTTTCAAACTATCAGATTTCCGGAATACATAACAGAATACGGTTATGAAGATGTTGTTTTTTTAAAGCTTTTAAAGCAAGAAAACGTTCTTGTGGAACATTTTAAAAACCCTTTGATCCATCTTAATGTAGAGACGAACTCCGTATTTATAAAAAAAACAGAAAAGGCTATTGAAAACTTATACTTTCTGATCTGTAACCAACGCTTAGAATATACAGACACAAAATTAGGAACAAGTTATCAATTCTTAAAGAAATTCGGATTCTTAAATTTCTTCAAGTTCTTATTCAAACAATTTGAAAAAAGCATACGAAACAATTTAATTTCAAAAAAACCAAATTTAAATCTGTTTTTCCTTTATAAATTAGGCTATTTTTGTACCATTAGCCCAAAACAAAATGTATAATTCTCTCAAGAAAGTTATCCGCAACCTTATTCCTAATAAGGTGCTTTATATGATTGAGCCCGGTTTGCGGAGTTTTTTTGCCTTATCTAAAAAAGGAAACCAACACGAATGTACTATCTGCCATTTTAAAAATAAAGAATGGATCATTCTGGAAAATGAGGACAAACTTTGCCCGAAATGCGGTAGCTTATCACGCGACAGAAGACTATGGGAGATCATTGCTTCTGAATATTTACCTCAGGTACATTCCGTTTTAGATTTCTCCCCTTCCAGATGTTTGTACCGAAAGTGGAAAAATATACAAAATAAGGACTATTATGCCTCTGATCTGTCAGGTGATTTTATTTCTGACCATCACTACGATATCACTGAGATAGCTACTTCTGATGCTTCTTTTGACCTTATTCTTTGTTATCATATTCTGGAACATATTCCTGATGATGTGCAAGCTATGAAAGAATTGTTTCGGGTTTTAAAGACAAACGGAAAGATTCTGATACAGACTCCTTTTAAAGACGGAGAGATCTACGAAGACAAAAATATCACTTCAGAACAAGACCGCTTGATCCATTTCGGACAAGAAGATCATGTTCGTATCTATTCCGTTGAAGGCTTAAAAAAACGATTAGAATCCGTTGGTTTTTCGATTGAAGTCAAAAGTTTTGATAAAAATGATTATTTTGGCTTCCGTAAAAACGAAATCATTTTAGTCGCTACAAAATAAATGCCCAAAATTTCGATCATCATACCACTTTACAACAAAGGGTTTATTTTTCAGAAAACCCTAGAATCTGTATTACAACAATCTTTTACAGATTTCGAACTTATCGTTGTTAATGACGGTTCCGATGATAATTCTGTTGAGATTCTTAAATCATACCATGACTCAAGGATTAAATTATACCATCAGGACAATCAAGGTGTAGGAACGGCACGTAATTTCGGAATTGAAAAGGCTACATCAGAATTGATTGCTTTTTTAGACGCTGACGATTATTGGCTACCCGATCACTTAGAGGAAATTTATCTTTTGTATCAGGATTTTCCTGATTGTGGTATCTATGCAAGTCGTTATTTTATGAAAATAGCTACTCACAAGAACGTCAGAACATTTTATAAAAATATTGCCCAAGACTTCAGAGGTGTCGTGAACAATTTTTTTGACGCCAGTTTACCTTATCGGATCGGATTAACATCTTCTCTTGCTATTCCGAAAAGTATCTTTACGGAGAAAAGATTCAATCCTACTGTAACTAGCGGACAGGATCTGGAACTATATACTAAGATTGCTCTTGAATATCCTGTTGCCCTGACTTCGGCATTCACTGTAGAATACAATTTTTCTTTAGACAACCAACTTTCTAAAACTCCGATCACTCGGAAAAGATTAATGAATTTTGAACAATTCTCTGAAAAAGAAAAAAGTAACGGAAGTTTACAACGGTTTTTGGATCTCTACCGTTTAGAATATGCAATGCAGTTTAAAATTGCCGGTGATCTAGAGCGATCAGAACATTATTTTAAAACAATAAAGACTTCAATTCCGTTCAAAACAAAACTATTGTATAAAATGCCCGGCAGTGTTCTTAAAAAGCTTTTGCGGTTCAAGCAATTCTTAAGAAGTAAAGGTTTTGATTTTAGTATTTACAACTAACGTTTTGTTTGTAAAAAGTCATTAAATCCTCTGATATAATCACTTTCTTCAAACACATCTGAAGCGATAACCAAGCATACAGATCCTGAAGAAAAATTGCGCAATTCGCGCCAAATATTATTAGCTATT
Proteins encoded in this window:
- a CDS encoding porin family protein — encoded protein: MKNIKIYLPLAIALFISQVSLAQEEDNIGSEVVNVVKPYTPAISDAFKVKETPVIDDDENTQKEAIEYNIFSFPVASTFTPAKGKAAGVDKAEKEKLYRNYATLGFGNYPTINAELFVTENFGRNSYIGGMLRHLSSQGGIKDVVLDDKYYNTSLDVTYGTRDRDMSWNVDLGIKNQIYNWYGLPVENIIFTEDMINAIDEKQSYNTIALGGKLSLTDSYFSEVSLQFKRFSDALSSGENRFFVKPNFDIEAFDQKIKANFIIDYVGGSFDKDYEGLSDISYSTIIFGTKPSILYQQDDLSVQLGAGVFYSTGKFNGTSDSKIFVYPNVKASYKIVGDLLIGYAGAEGGLNQNSYADFVDQNPFVSPTLYVAPTDNKYDIYVGLKGKLANSVAFNVKGSYNNEDGKALFTSNPYIYANANTEGYTNGNSFGVVYDNVKTISIFGELKADFSKSLSLGINGTYNNFSTDYETEAWNLPQLNIGATVDVDFDEKWYAGAKVFFVGERKDRITVQSLAAVFPPEFMTEEVTLDSYFDLNMHVGYKYNDRLTAFLKGNNLASQQYNRWANYPVQGIQILLGANYKFDF
- a CDS encoding tetratricopeptide repeat protein — encoded protein: MIKKIRLASLLFMGSPALLFSQQTAIYTNELKEFDRAVELYKDKQYQSAQIMFGEVKNTIKNQEVQADCAYYIANCAIRLNQYGADQLIEDFVEDYPTSTKQNQAYIEVAHYYFNQGGYAKSLEWFDKADTSNMSNADREKYNFQKGYAYFTLKRNKEAQKHLNQVVNSPVYGSQAKYYLGYMSYETDDYNAANEYFDQVSDQDKYKEKMGYFQADMNFKLGNFQKAIDLGLAQLPKSNAQEKSELSKIIGESYFNLKQYDKALPYLLDYRGKKGKWNNTDFYQLGYTYYKQNDYENAINQFNKIINGNDHVAQNAYYHLAECYLETDKKQQALNAFKTASEMDFDLKIQEDAYLNYAKLSYEIGNPYQSVPEVLKAYLDKYPDTSYKQEINNLLISSYITSKNYTEALELLEKNKSPENRLAYQKVAFYRGLELFTDGNYQAAFDLFKKSISENKDLKFTARATFWKAEAEYNLEQYNEAMLSYKQFLGYSEAASVPEYKNVQYNLAYAYFKLKDYDNAIKHFTDFLAVVKNDNVRKVDAYLRLGDCNFISAKYWPAMEAYNKAIEMNSVSKDYAAFQKGISYGFVGKNDRKIEDLEKFIKTYPNSQYADDALYELGNTYVNENNESKAIASYDKLIANYPSSSYVAKSILKQGLIYYNNNKSEPALVKFKKVVAEFPNSPESLQAVSTARLIYVDNGRVDEYSDWVKTLSFVEVSDADLDNTTYESAEKQYLMNNSKQAISGFSNYVAKFPNGLHALHANFYLAQLYFADGLESNSVKHYEYVISQPRNEFTEQALARLSQVYLKAKEYDKAIPVLSRLENEADYPQNKTYAQSNLMKAYYEKENYASAVVYAEKVLSNDKVDDRIKSDAQIIIARSAIKTNDETKAKAAYADLLKIAKGELAAEALYYDAYFKNKDGKFEESNKAVQKLAKDYSGYKYYGAKGLVVMAKNFYGLKDSFQATYILESVIKNFGDYPDVVEEAQTELAAIKAEEAKTNSSITE
- a CDS encoding cell division ATP-binding protein FtsE, with the translated sequence MSTSILSLKNVTIYQEKNPVLTNINLEVKRGEFIYLIGKTGAGKSSFLKTLYADLPLKEGEGRLVGYDLNGLKEKNIPYLRRKLGVVFQDFKLLPDRNIKENLLFVLKATGWTDKAEINLKIDEVLEKVGLKHYLNKMPHQLSGGEQQRIAIARALLNDPDLILADEPTGNLDPQTSVEVMELLRKINANGKTIVMATHDYALLLKFPSKTLKFDEGKVFEVVQRTV
- a CDS encoding glycosyltransferase family 2 protein, translated to MLSILIPTYEYNVLPLVRELKNQADTLGFDYEIIVGDDSRNTSADNEEITHLSHCRYIKNKKNLGRGQNINFLVEQSQYNWILIQEADAMPQQKNYIKNWVTILKETNKDAIFGGVLYPEEPFAENKLRWLYGTKTEVKKLEFRKKNPYQFVFTWNLALKKEIFQTIRFPEYITEYGYEDVVFLKLLKQENVLVEHFKNPLIHLNVETNSVFIKKTEKAIENLYFLICNQRLEYTDTKLGTSYQFLKKFGFLNFFKFLFKQFEKSIRNNLISKKPNLNLFFLYKLGYFCTISPKQNV
- a CDS encoding class I SAM-dependent methyltransferase, which codes for MYNSLKKVIRNLIPNKVLYMIEPGLRSFFALSKKGNQHECTICHFKNKEWIILENEDKLCPKCGSLSRDRRLWEIIASEYLPQVHSVLDFSPSRCLYRKWKNIQNKDYYASDLSGDFISDHHYDITEIATSDASFDLILCYHILEHIPDDVQAMKELFRVLKTNGKILIQTPFKDGEIYEDKNITSEQDRLIHFGQEDHVRIYSVEGLKKRLESVGFSIEVKSFDKNDYFGFRKNEIILVATK
- a CDS encoding glycosyltransferase family 2 protein — translated: MPKISIIIPLYNKGFIFQKTLESVLQQSFTDFELIVVNDGSDDNSVEILKSYHDSRIKLYHQDNQGVGTARNFGIEKATSELIAFLDADDYWLPDHLEEIYLLYQDFPDCGIYASRYFMKIATHKNVRTFYKNIAQDFRGVVNNFFDASLPYRIGLTSSLAIPKSIFTEKRFNPTVTSGQDLELYTKIALEYPVALTSAFTVEYNFSLDNQLSKTPITRKRLMNFEQFSEKEKSNGSLQRFLDLYRLEYAMQFKIAGDLERSEHYFKTIKTSIPFKTKLLYKMPGSVLKKLLRFKQFLRSKGFDFSIYN